The genomic segment TCGCCGTCGGCGCGCTGCTCGACCGGGGCATGGACGACGCGACGGTGGCCGAGACGGTGCAGGACGAGGGCGACCGCGGGTCGGGCGCCGACGGCCTCGAGACGGACGACGCCGGGCGGCTGTACGCGACGGCGTACGAGCAGGACGCGGTGCTGCGCCGCACGCCCGACGGGGACTGGGAGACCCTCGTCCACGACCCGCGGCTCCTCTGGCCCGACACCCTGTCCCTCGCCGCCGACGGGCACCTCTACGTCACGGCGAACCAGCTGCACCGCCAGGAGAAGTACCAGGGCGGGCAGGACCTGCGGCGCAAGCCCTACGCCCTGTTCCGCACGCCGGTCGACGCGGGCCCCGTGCTGCTGCGCTGAGCCCTAGGCTGCGCCCGTGGACGCGGAGGTGCGCGAGGTCGAGCGGGTGCAGGGCGCCTGCGGCGAGCTCGTGCTGCGCACCGACGGACGGCACCACGAGATCGTCGCCAACGGCACGTTCCTCATGGACGACCGCGACGGCCGCTCCGAGCGGCTGCTCGCCCGGGCGCCCCTCGACCTCGTCGCGCGCCCGGCCCACGTCCTGATCGGCGGGCTGGGGGTGGGGACGACGCTGCGGGAAGCGTTGTCCCACCCCCGCGCCGCCCGGGTGACCGTCGTCGAGGTCGAGCCGGCGGTCGTGCGCTGGAACCGGGAGCTGCTGGGGGGCGCGGGGGCCCTCGACGACCCCCGTACGGTCCTCGTCGTCGGCGACCTGCTCGAGCACCTGGCGACGACGGGCGCCACCTACGACGCGGTCTGCCTCGACGTCGACAACGGGCCGGACTGGACGGTCGTCCCGGGCAACGCCAGGCTCTACGAGCCGCAGGGGCTCGCGCTGGTCCGGCGGGTGCTCGCCCCCGGCGGTGTCCTCGCGGTGTGGGGGGCGGCCCGCGCCCCGGCGTACGAGGCCCTGCTGGCCCGGACGGGGGAGGTCGCCGTGCACGAGGTCCCGGTGGCGCGGGGCGAGCCCGACGTGGTGCTCGTGGTGCGGGCGGGAGGGGGTGGTCCCCGTGGCGGATGACGCGCGCCGCGCGCCGGCCGGCCAGGGGCCGCTGTCGCGGGTGCTGCCGGCCGTCGGCCACGCGCTGCACGCGCTGGGCGTCGGGCGGCACGAGCCGCCCCCGCCGCCCCTGCGCCCGACGGAGCGGGTCGTCGGGCAGGTGCGCCGGCTCGTGGCCGACGCGCAGGTGCTGCACGACGTCGCCGCCGAGCGGGTGGGCCGCAACGACCACACGATGCGCGAGTTCGTCCTCATCCGGGACCGGCTGGCGGACCTCGTCGGCGAGGACGGCGCGGCGGTGCGCACCGAGCTGTCCACCCGCTTCGACGACCCGGAGCAGTGCACCCGGATGGCGCGGCTCGTCGGCGGCGACGAGGTGCTGACGATCCAGGCGTTCGACGCCTACCGCTACGCGCGCGCCCGCGGTCGCGGCGCCGGCAGCTCCGTCGACGAGCTGTTCCTCGTCGTGGAGCGGGGCGGCGGCGCCGGCCGGGGTGCGCCGGAGGTCGTCGCGGTGCTCCCGCTCGACCCCGACACGCTGCAGTGGGAGGACGCGCTGCGCGGCGGCAGCCCGGAGGCGTGGCTGCGCGAGCTCACCCGCTTCGTCGAGCAGGACGCGGCCGCCGTGTCGGCGCAGGTGGGGCAGCTGCGCCGGAGCTGACGCACTCAGGACCGCGGGGGCGGCGCCATGCCGCCCGGGGCCCCGCCCCCGCTCGGCGGCTGCCCGCCGCCGGTGGGCTCGGTGCGGGTGTCGACGCGGACGGCGAGGGACACCGCGTAGCCCGCGTCCACGTCGCCGGTCGCCGTGGCGAGCTGGCTCGCGCCGCCGTCGTCGCCGAAGACGCCGTCGGAGTCCAGGCTGACGCGCGCCAGGTTGGCGACCGACGCCTCGTACCCGTCGGTCGCGTAGACGGCCTCGCACACGGCCTGCGGCAGGGCGAGCTGGGAGGTCGCGATGGCGTTCGCCGCGTCGTCCGTGCTGTCGAGGTCGGGGTAGACCTCGACGTGCACGTGCGGCCAGCGGCCGTCGTAGCAGGCGGGCACGACGCTGGTGAAGCGCACCCGGCCGTCGGCGTCGGCGACCTGGACGCCGCGCAGGTAGTCCTCGTCCTCGACGCCCTCGGAGTACATCGAGTACCGGCCCTCGCGGTCGCAGTGCCAGACGTACACCGCGACGCCGGCGAAGGCCGAGCCGCCGCTCGCCAGGTCGCTCACCGCGAGCTCCAGGGTCATCGGCACGCCCTCGGCGGTGCCACCGGCGCCGCCGAGGCTCGTGCGCAGGTCGCTGCGGACGACGCCGCTCTGCTCGAGGACGTCCGGCCCGTTCGAGCCGTCCCCCGGGTACGGCCCCGCCGTCTCGTCGGGGATCTCGCCGGTGGCGCCCGCCGCGGACGCCGAGGACGTCCCCGAGGACGACGCCGAGGACGACGCCGAGGACGCCGCGGAGCCCGTCCCGCAGGCGGCGAGGCCGAGCCCCAGCGTCCCCAGGCCCAGGGCGCGCAGCGCCTGCCGCCGCCCGAGCAGCGTGCCCAGGTCGAACCCGAGCCCCTGGTCGACGACCTCCTCGTCGGGGCGGGCCAGGGCCCGGCCCTCGTACGTCGGTGCGTCCCGCCGCGTGCGGCGCCCAGCGCGGTCCATCCGGTCCTCCTCGTCGTCCCCGCCGGTGCCTCCGGCGGTACGACGAGCCTCGGCGGTGGACCCGGGCACCGGCTGTGGCGCCCCTGTGGGCCTGCTGTGGACGCTGCTCGAGCGGCCGCGCGTGGCGCCGGGGACCCGGGGTAGTCGCCGTCCACGACCTCGCGGCCGGCCGGCAGGTCGTGGGGCCGAGGCCCGGCGCTCCAGACCACGTGGGCGCCGGGCCGCCCCGCGCCCGCGACGGCCGGGGACGCGAGGGTCAGGCCGGGGAGCCAGCCCCGCGGCCGGTGGCGGACGCACGCGGCGTGCGCCGCGTCGCGACGCGTCGGGCGGCGACCTCGCGCAGCACCTGCGGGGCCAGTTGCGTGGTGGTCGCGAAGCCCTGGCCGGGCCTCCACCGCCTCCCTCCGCCGCCGCGCGCCGGTGGGCCGCGGGTCCCGCGCCCCCACCGGGGCTCGGCCCCGGCGGCGGCGCGTCACACGGCGAGGGCCGCGCCGCCGCCGGTGCGCGCCCCGGACCCCACCTCGACGACGCGCCAGCGCGCGTCCAGCGCCGCCGGGCTGTGCGTGACGAGCAGCACCGCGCGCGGGTCGTCGGCGAGCACGCGCAGCACCCGGGCCGCGAGCGGGCCGTCGAGGTGCGCGGTCGGCTCGTCGAGCAGCAGCAGGGGCGCGGGGCTCAGCAGGGCGCGCGCGACCGACACCCGGGCGCGCTCCCCGGCGGAGAGCCGCTCGCCGGACTCGCCGACCCAGCCGTGCAGGCCGACGCCGTCGAGGACGTCGTCGAGGCCGAGGGCGCGCAGGACGTGCGCGAGGTCGGCGTCGGTCGCGTCGTGCCGGGCGAGGCGCAGGTTGCCGGCGACCGTGCCGCCGAGGAGCTGGGGGGACTGGGCCGACCAGGCCGAGCGGGCCCGCACGTCGGCGAGCGCGAGGTCCCGCGCGTCGGTGCCGCCGAGGAGCACCCGCCCGCGGTCGGGGTCGCGGGCGCGCAGGGCGAGGGCGAGCACGGTGCTCTTGCCGGCGCCGCTGGGCCCGGTGAGCGCGACCTTGTCGCCGGGGCCCACCTCGAGGTCGAGCCCGTCGAGGGCGGGGCGGGCCGCGCCGGGGTAGGTGAGGGCGACGCCCTCGAGCCGCAGCCCCGTCGCCCCGGGGGCGGGCAGCGGCTGCCCGGGCTCGCGGACCGCGGGCTCCAGCGCGCCGAGGGCCCGGACCCGGTCCGCCGCGGCGCGCACGCCCGCCGCGGCGGCCCAGGCGGCGCCCAGGCCCGCGACCGCCTCGAAGGCGCCGAGGACGCCGAGGGCGGCGGCGGCGAGGAGGGCGGGGTCCGTACCGCCCGCGGCGACGCCCTCCCCGACGAGCCACAGGGCCGCGACGAGCCCGAGCGCCGGCACGCCCTCGCGCAGCCAGGTGGTCGCCGCCGCGACGCGGGCGGCGGAGCGCTCGGCGATGACCTGCCGGTCCAGGTGCGCGTCGAGCGCGCCGAGGGCCGTACGGCCGCCGTCCGCGCCGAGGTGGTCGGCGAGCCCGTGCAGCAGGTCGAGGACGTCGGCGCCGACGGCCGCCTCCTCGCGCGCGCGGGCCACGGCCGAGCGCCGCCCCGCCCGCCGGGCCCACAGCGGCACGCCGGCCCCGAGCAGCACGAGCAGCGCGGCGAGGACGAGGGCCAGCGCCGGGCTCACGAGGGCGGTCAGGGCCACCGCCGCCCCCCCGGCCACGACCGCGACGGCGGCGGGGGCGAGCAGGCGGACGAAGGCGCCCTGCAGCTCGTCGACGTCCGCGCGGACCGTGGCGAGCAGGTCGCCGCCGCGCACCCCGGTCAGGGCCGCCGGCGCGAGGGGGACGAGCCGCTCGAGCAGCCCGGCGCGCAGGCGCGTGACGAGCCGCAGGGTGAGGTCGTGGGAGACGAGGCGCTCGGCGTACCGGGCCGCGGCGCGGGCCACGCCGAAGAGCCGGACGGCCGTGATGAGCGGCATGAGGACGAGCAGGGTGCTCGGCCGCTGGGCCGCGCCGGTGATGAGGGCGCCCGAGGCCGCGAGGAGGGCCGCGCCGCACAGGACGGTCAGCGTGCCCAGCAGCACCGCCAGCGCGGCCCGGCCGCGGGGGAGCAGGCGCAGCAGGTCGCTCACCGCCCGGCCCCCGAGGGCACCGCGGCGCCGTCGCGCAGCACGACGACCCGGTCGTGCAGGGCCAGGGGCGCCTCGCGGTGCGTGACCGTGAGGACGGTGCGGCCGCGCGCCAGCGCGTCGAGGGCGGCGAGGACCTCCGCCTCGCCCTCGGGGTCGAGCTGCGACGTCGGCTCGTCGAGCACGACGAGGACGGCGTCCTTGACGAGGGCCCGGGCCAGCGCCACCCGCAGGCGCTCGCCGCCCGACAGCAGCGCGCCGTCCTCGCCGACGGGCGTCGCCGCGCCCCGCGGCAGTGCGCGCACGAAGCCCAGCGCGTGCGCGGCCGCCAGCGCCGCCTCCACCTCCGCGTCGCTCGCGCCGGGCCGGCCGAGGCGCACGTTGTCCGCGACGCTGGCCGGCATGAGCCACGGGCGCTCGGGGACGTACGCCACCCGCGCGCGCCAGGCGTCCGGGTCGAGCTCGGCGAGGGGCACCCCGTCGACGAGGACCGCCCCCTCGTCGGGCGCGGTGAAGCCGAGCAGGACCCGCGCGACGGTGCTCTTGCCGGCGCCGCTGGGGCCGACGAGCGCGGTGCGCGAGCCCGCGGGCAGGTCGAGGTCGAGCCCGTCGAGGGCCGCCTGCCCGTCGTGCCGCACCACGACGCCCTGCAGCCGCACGCCCGGCACGCCCGCGGGGACGGGGCGGGTGCCGCGCGGCGGCTGCGGCCGGTCCAGCAGCGCGAGGAGCCGCTCGGCGGCCGGCACCCCCTCCAGCCGCGCGTGGTGGTCGCCGCCGAGGGCGCGCAGCGGGGCGAAGAACTCGGGGGTGAGCAGCAGGACGAGCAGCGCGCGCTCGAAGCCGAGGTGGCCCTCGAAGAGCCGGACGCCGACGGTGACCGCCACGAGGGCGGTGCAGAGCACCGCGCCGAACTCGAGGACGAAGCCGGAGAGGAACGCGGTGCGCAGCACGCGCATCGTCGACGCGCGGTACGCCTCGCCGGTGCGCACCAGCCAGTCCGCGCTGCCGCGCGCCCTGCCGTAGGCGACGAGGGTCGGCAGCGCGCGCAGCGTGTCGACGAGCAGGGCGCCGAGCCGGCCCAGGGCCTCCCACTGCCGGTCGGCGGCCTGGGCGGCGCGGGTGCCGACGAGCCAGAGGAAGACGACGAGGAGCGGACCGGTGACGACGAGGAGCAGGCCGCTCGGGGGGTCGAGCACGAGCACGGTCCCGGCGACGAGCACCGGCACCACGGCGGCGGTCACCGCCCCCGGCACGAAGCGGGCGACGACCGCGTCGAGCCGCGCCACGCCCTCCGTGGCGGTGCTCGCGACCTCGCCGGCGCGCTCCCCGACGACGGCGTCCGGGCCGAGCGCCAGCAGCGCGCGGGCGAGCCGGGCCCGGGCCGTGCGCCGTGCGGCGGAGGACGCGCGGGCGGCGAGCAGGTCGCGGGCCGCGACGGCACCGGCGCGGGCCGCCCAGGCCGCGAGCACGCCTGCGAGGGGCGCCGGCAGGGCGGCGGGCGGCGTGCCGTCGACCACGGCCACGACGACGTGCGCCACGAGCGCCCACTGCGCCAGCAGCAGCGCCCAGACGAGCACCGCCAGCGCGGCGCACGCCGGGACGAGCCACCGCGCGCCGGCGAGGGCGAGCACCCGTCCGGTCGCGCCCCCGGCTCCCCTGGCCACTAGGAGACCGCCACTAGTAGCCCCGGTCGAGCGCGCCCTCGTCCGGGCGCACCCGCTCGCGGAAGACGTAGTAGTTCCAGATCTGGTAGCCGATGATGAGCGGCAGGAAGATGGCGCCGACCCACGTCATGAGCTCCAACGTGTACGGCTCGCTGGCCGTCTCCTCGAGGGTCAGGCTGAGGTCGTCGCTGATGGTCGACGGCAGGACGACCCCGCGCGTGAACAGCGCGATGAAGACCGTCATCGTGGCGAAGACGATGGTCAGCCCGCTCATGACGAAGGCGAGGACGTCCCGGCGCGTCACGAGCGCGAGCCAGATGCTCGCCAGGGTCAGGAAAGCGGCTGCCGGGAAAAGCCACGGCAGCACGCCGAAGTCCTCGAAGAGGCCCTCGGTCACGTAGCCCTGGATGACGAACACGAGGATCGCCACGGTCGCCAGGGCGCCCCAGACGAAGGCCATGGTCCGGGCCCGGCGGTAGAGGACGGTGTCCGTGTGCAGGCGCAGCAGCAGGAAGTTCGCGCCGTGCAGGACGAAGAGCAGCAGGGTCGCCGCGCCGCCGGCGAGCGCGAACGGCGTGAACACGTCGCCGAGCCCGCCGCCGACCGTCTGGTCGTCCCGCACCGGCATGCCCTCGATGATCTTGGCCATGACGACGCCCCACAGGAACGACGGCACGATGCTGCCGAGGAAGGACATCCAGTCCCAGACGTCGCGCCAGCGCTGGCTGTCCACCTGGTTGCGGTACTCGAAGGACACCCCGCGCAGCAGCAGCGCCAGCAGGATGACGACGAACACCGGGTAGAGCCCGCTGAAGAGCGCGCCGTACCAGACGGGGAACGTCGAGAACATCACGCCGGCGGCGGCGATCACCCACACCTCGTTGCCGTCCCAGAACGGGCCGATGGTGCCGGTGAGGGCGCGCTCCTCGCTCTCGTCCTTGGCGATGAGCGGGCGCAGCGCGTCGACGCCGAAGTCGAACCCCTCGAGGAAGAAGTAGAGGGTGAAGGTGAGCGCGATGAGCCAGAACCAGAGGTCGACGAGGTCCACGGCTCAGCGCTCCCGGTCGTAGCCCACGGGCCCGCCGACCCCCGTGCCCTCGTAGTCCGGGGCGGGCGCGGCAAGGATCTCGGCATCGGGCTTGTGCGTGCCCGCCTTCGCCGTCTTGGTGAGCAGGTAGATGTCGAGCCCGATGAGCCCGAGGTAGACCACCCACAGGCCGACGAGCCCGGTGAGCACCTCGGTCACGGAGTTGGCGCTGACGCCCTCGTCGACGGTGAGCAGGCCGTAGACCATGAACGGCTGGCGGCCCATCTCGGTCGTCATCCAGCCCGTGAAGTTGGCGATCCACGGCAGCGGCAGCAGGAGCACGAGGGCGCGGAGGTACCACCGGGTGCCGTCCAGGGCGCCGCGGCGGCGCCACCACAGGAACAGGCCCGCGAAGGCCGCGCCCATGAGCAGGACGCCGATGCCGACCATGATGCGGAACGACCAGTAGACCCAGGTGACCGGCGGGATGTAGTCGCGGCCCTCGCCGTAGAGCTCCTGGTACTCCTCGTTGAGCGAGTTCAGCCCGCGGTAGCTCGCGCTGAGGTTGTTCTCGGCGAGGATCGACCCGACGTACGGGATCTCCAGGCTCCAGGTGTTCTCCCGGCGCTCCTCGTCGATGAGGGCGAGGGCGGACCAGGGGGCCGGGGAGCCCGAGTCCTCCCACTGGGCCTCCATCGCCGCGAACTTCATCGGCTGGTCCTCGCGGGCGTACTGCGCGGCGGTGTGCCCGCTGGCCGCCGAGAAGACCGTGCCGACGGCCGCGAAGACGAGCGCGAGGCGCAGCGCGCGGGAGAAGACGTCGACGTCGTGCTTGCGCAGCAGGTGGTAGGCGCTGATGGCCAGGACGAAGAAGCCGGCGACGGTCCAGGCGCTGCCCTGCACGTGCAGCGAGTAGAGCCACGCCTTGGGGTTGAAGACGACGGCGGAGAAGTCGGTGAGCAGCGCGCGGTCGCCCACCACCTCGTACCCGACGGGGTGGTGCATCCAGGCGTTGGCGAGCACGATCCAGAACATGCTGATCTGGGTGCCGATGGCGACGAGCCAGATCGCGCCGAGGCGCATCCACGGCTTGAGCCGGTCCTTGCCGAACCACCACAGGCCGATGAACGTGCTCTCGAGGAAGAACGCCATGA from the Vallicoccus soli genome contains:
- a CDS encoding spermidine synthase produces the protein MDAEVREVERVQGACGELVLRTDGRHHEIVANGTFLMDDRDGRSERLLARAPLDLVARPAHVLIGGLGVGTTLREALSHPRAARVTVVEVEPAVVRWNRELLGGAGALDDPRTVLVVGDLLEHLATTGATYDAVCLDVDNGPDWTVVPGNARLYEPQGLALVRRVLAPGGVLAVWGAARAPAYEALLARTGEVAVHEVPVARGEPDVVLVVRAGGGGPRGG
- a CDS encoding intradiol ring-cleavage dioxygenase, encoding MDRAGRRTRRDAPTYEGRALARPDEEVVDQGLGFDLGTLLGRRQALRALGLGTLGLGLAACGTGSAASSASSSASSSGTSSASAAGATGEIPDETAGPYPGDGSNGPDVLEQSGVVRSDLRTSLGGAGGTAEGVPMTLELAVSDLASGGSAFAGVAVYVWHCDREGRYSMYSEGVEDEDYLRGVQVADADGRVRFTSVVPACYDGRWPHVHVEVYPDLDSTDDAANAIATSQLALPQAVCEAVYATDGYEASVANLARVSLDSDGVFGDDGGASQLATATGDVDAGYAVSLAVRVDTRTEPTGGGQPPSGGGAPGGMAPPPRS
- the cydB gene encoding cytochrome d ubiquinol oxidase subunit II, whose amino-acid sequence is MDLVDLWFWLIALTFTLYFFLEGFDFGVDALRPLIAKDESEERALTGTIGPFWDGNEVWVIAAAGVMFSTFPVWYGALFSGLYPVFVVILLALLLRGVSFEYRNQVDSQRWRDVWDWMSFLGSIVPSFLWGVVMAKIIEGMPVRDDQTVGGGLGDVFTPFALAGGAATLLLFVLHGANFLLLRLHTDTVLYRRARTMAFVWGALATVAILVFVIQGYVTEGLFEDFGVLPWLFPAAAFLTLASIWLALVTRRDVLAFVMSGLTIVFATMTVFIALFTRGVVLPSTISDDLSLTLEETASEPYTLELMTWVGAIFLPLIIGYQIWNYYVFRERVRPDEGALDRGY
- the cydD gene encoding thiol reductant ABC exporter subunit CydD; its protein translation is MARGAGGATGRVLALAGARWLVPACAALAVLVWALLLAQWALVAHVVVAVVDGTPPAALPAPLAGVLAAWAARAGAVAARDLLAARASSAARRTARARLARALLALGPDAVVGERAGEVASTATEGVARLDAVVARFVPGAVTAAVVPVLVAGTVLVLDPPSGLLLVVTGPLLVVFLWLVGTRAAQAADRQWEALGRLGALLVDTLRALPTLVAYGRARGSADWLVRTGEAYRASTMRVLRTAFLSGFVLEFGAVLCTALVAVTVGVRLFEGHLGFERALLVLLLTPEFFAPLRALGGDHHARLEGVPAAERLLALLDRPQPPRGTRPVPAGVPGVRLQGVVVRHDGQAALDGLDLDLPAGSRTALVGPSGAGKSTVARVLLGFTAPDEGAVLVDGVPLAELDPDAWRARVAYVPERPWLMPASVADNVRLGRPGASDAEVEAALAAAHALGFVRALPRGAATPVGEDGALLSGGERLRVALARALVKDAVLVVLDEPTSQLDPEGEAEVLAALDALARGRTVLTVTHREAPLALHDRVVVLRDGAAVPSGAGR
- the cydC gene encoding thiol reductant ABC exporter subunit CydC, whose protein sequence is MSDLLRLLPRGRAALAVLLGTLTVLCGAALLAASGALITGAAQRPSTLLVLMPLITAVRLFGVARAAARYAERLVSHDLTLRLVTRLRAGLLERLVPLAPAALTGVRGGDLLATVRADVDELQGAFVRLLAPAAVAVVAGGAAVALTALVSPALALVLAALLVLLGAGVPLWARRAGRRSAVARAREEAAVGADVLDLLHGLADHLGADGGRTALGALDAHLDRQVIAERSAARVAAATTWLREGVPALGLVAALWLVGEGVAAGGTDPALLAAAALGVLGAFEAVAGLGAAWAAAAGVRAAADRVRALGALEPAVREPGQPLPAPGATGLRLEGVALTYPGAARPALDGLDLEVGPGDKVALTGPSGAGKSTVLALALRARDPDRGRVLLGGTDARDLALADVRARSAWSAQSPQLLGGTVAGNLRLARHDATDADLAHVLRALGLDDVLDGVGLHGWVGESGERLSAGERARVSVARALLSPAPLLLLDEPTAHLDGPLAARVLRVLADDPRAVLLVTHSPAALDARWRVVEVGSGARTGGGAALAV
- a CDS encoding cytochrome ubiquinol oxidase subunit I; the protein is MDVVDLSRFQFASTSIFHFFFVSLTVGLAFLIAVMETFAYFRRGRSTVYDRMSSFFGHLFLINFAVGVVTGIVQEFQFGMNWSEYSEFVGNIFGVPLALEVLMAFFLESTFIGLWWFGKDRLKPWMRLGAIWLVAIGTQISMFWIVLANAWMHHPVGYEVVGDRALLTDFSAVVFNPKAWLYSLHVQGSAWTVAGFFVLAISAYHLLRKHDVDVFSRALRLALVFAAVGTVFSAASGHTAAQYAREDQPMKFAAMEAQWEDSGSPAPWSALALIDEERRENTWSLEIPYVGSILAENNLSASYRGLNSLNEEYQELYGEGRDYIPPVTWVYWSFRIMVGIGVLLMGAAFAGLFLWWRRRGALDGTRWYLRALVLLLPLPWIANFTGWMTTEMGRQPFMVYGLLTVDEGVSANSVTEVLTGLVGLWVVYLGLIGLDIYLLTKTAKAGTHKPDAEILAAPAPDYEGTGVGGPVGYDRER